Proteins from a genomic interval of Cucurbita pepo subsp. pepo cultivar mu-cu-16 unplaced genomic scaffold, ASM280686v2 Cp4.1_scaffold000987, whole genome shotgun sequence:
- the LOC111786068 gene encoding histone-lysine N-methyltransferase SUVR3, with protein MPQVGSKKGLKTSEAEEEEHLTSGLLHCAHLVLPWLTSLELANISLSCKFLYATSKSITLRRILDASRSIENIPIPFHPPINDCPYAFFIYTPTSIIPDHRIERQCWGSISDSQSSHVGSESTNLGGEVSGCDCENCGDFEFQCPCSSLDGLEDVASECGPRCSCGLECENRLTQRGISVRLKISRDEKKGWGLYADELIKKGTFICEYAGTF; from the coding sequence ATGCCGCAAGTCGGATCAAAAAAAGGCTTGAAAACCAGTGAagccgaagaagaagaacatttAACGAGTGGTCTCCTTCATTGCGCTCACCTCGTCCTTCCATGGCTGACCTCCCTTGAGCTTGCTaacatttctctttcttgcAAGTTCCTCTATGCCACTTCCAAATCCATCACTCTTCGCCGGATTCTCGACGCTTCTAGATCAATCGAGAACATCCCCATCCCATTCCACCCTCCAATCAACGATTGCCCTTACGCCTTCTTCATCTACACCCCGACGAGCATCATCCCCGATCACCGTATCGAACGCCAATGCTGGGGTTCAATTTCTGATTCACAGTCGAGTCATGTCGGGAGCGAATCGACGAATTTGGGCGGCGAAGTATCTGGATGCGATTGCGAAAATTGCGGGGATTTTGAGTTTCAATGCCCCTGTTCGAGTTTGGATGGGTTGGAGGATGTTGCTAGCGAGTGCGGACCACGATGTTCTTGTGGGCTGGAGTGTGAAAATCGGTTGACTCAGAGAGGAATTTCTGTTCGATTGAAAATTTCGAGAGATGAGAAGAAAGGATGGGGTTTGTACGCAGACGAGTTGATTAAAAAAGGGACGTTCATTTGTGAGTATGCAGGTACATTTTGA